The nucleotide sequence AGGTGTTCAGAGTTACCCacaacgaggggcgcctgggtggctcagctggttgagcgtccagcttcggctcaggtcatgatctcatgattcgtgagttcgagccctgtgtggagcctgcttcggattctgtgtcccccctctctctgctcctcccctactcatgctctgtctctctctctccttcaaaaataaattaaaacatttttgaggagcgtctgggtggctcagtcggttaagcgtccgacttcagctcaggtcatgatctcatagtctgtgggttcgagccccgcgtcaggctctgtgctgacagctcggagcctagagcctgtttcggattctgtgtctccctcttcctctgaccctcccctgttcatgctctctcgctctctctctgtctcgaaaataaataaatgtttaaaaaaaaattttttttttaattttttttgaaaaattaaaaaaaaaaaaaaaaaaagagttagccACAGTGAGAAGCCATTCACCGGCcaaaagagacaggaaagagaatgGGATTACCTGAACCCAGCAGAACCCATGAGAAAGGCACTACCCAACTGGAACCTTGACCAGAAATAGGAACAAGCTACTGCCAAGCCAGGGTCTAggggagacaaagagaagggTAGATACCCTGACCTCCTTCCTCTGGTCACCAGCTGATGCCTCCATCGGCTAAGCCCCACAGCAAGCCCAAGGACAAGGAAGTGTGGAAAAGCTTTCCGTAGATGACACCTTCCCAAGGCCCAGACAAGAGCAGACACTAGATTTAGGGGCCAAATGGAATGCCTAGCACAGATTCATAACCCATGTGCAAGCAACTTCCTGTTTCTCGAATAGGTATCGCACAGGACCATTCCTGTAACGCACATTATAACAGGCttggctttgtttcttcttcctcaacTGATGGAGAGAGGGGCTCCTTGAATTAAATGACAGGGacagagaaattcttttttttttttttcaacgttttttatttatttttgggacagagagagacagagcatgaacggggaagggcagagagagcgggagacacagaatcggaaacaggctccaggctccgagccatcagcccagagcccgacacggggctcgaactcacggaccgcgagatcgtgacctggctgaagtcggacgcttaaccgactgtgtcacccaggcgccccgagaaattcTTAAGATATGGTTTGTTGGGTAACCTCTGCCAAATCTTCACCAAATCTTCCTATCGTCATATTTTTAATCACAGTAATGTAATAATCTATCagatacttttttgttgttgttattatgtttattttgagagagagagagagagagacaggacacacgtggggggggggggggcagagagagaaggagacacagaatctgaagcaggctccaggctctgagctgtcagcacagagccccaaagagggctcgaactcacaaactgtgagatcatgacctgagcccaagttggacgctcaaccggctgagccacccaggcgccccccatcagatactttaaaataaaaacacatagtCTTAAGTGTGAGATAACATACCATGTAAGTGCTTATTTATCTATCTGAAAATAACTACACTTTAATGTTCTGTCAGTGGATGAAACCCGCTCTCCTCTTAGTCTCAGAATATTTTTGTTCACTTAAGACACTTCCTAtttggctggggcgcctgggtggctcagttggttaagcgtctgacttcagctcaggtcatgatctcactatttgtgagttcgagccccgcatcaggttctgtgctgacagctcaaagcctggagcccgcttcggattctgtgtctccctctctctgtccctcccctgcttgtgctgtgtctctgcctctcaaaaataaataaatattaaaaaaaaaaaaagacactttctgTTTGGTTTATAAATTCTAGTGAAGTCACATTACGTCACCTTCAGATTTTATTACGGTGGGAGCAGAACAACTTATTCTTTCACAacctgtttttctatttatttttcagatcaaTAACTCGATCTTACTACCGCAACTCAGTTGGCGGATTTTTAGTATTTGACATTACCAACCGACGATCTTTTGAACACGTGAAAGATTGGCTGGAAGAAGCAAAAATGCACGTACAGCCATTTCGGATTGTATTTCTGCTGGTGGGACATAAATGTGACCTGGCTTCGCGACGTCAGGTTACAAGGGAAGAAGCTGAAAAGCTGTCAGCAGACTGTGGTATGAAGTATATAGAAACCTCAGCAAAGGATGCCACAAATGTGGAGGAATCCTTTACAATCCTGACCAGAGACATATATGAACTTATCAAAAGGGGAGAGATTTGTATTCAAGATGGCTGGGAAGGGGTTAAAAGCGGCTTTGTTCCAAATACGGTGCATTCTTCTGAGGAAGCGGTAAAACCCAGGAAAGAATGCTTCTGCTGACTTCCCACAGGCCAGAGGACTCCCGTGAACAGACTGGGTGTCACCCCAGGATCAATACCAATGTTAACTTCAGCAGGAGACGCAGTGGCAGCATTTAGGACACAGCTATAAATCGATGCTAATGCTATTTTGTAAGGTATTTAATGCAGAG is from Neofelis nebulosa isolate mNeoNeb1 chromosome 10, mNeoNeb1.pri, whole genome shotgun sequence and encodes:
- the RAB39A gene encoding ras-related protein Rab-39A; its protein translation is METIWIYQFRLIVIGDSTVGKSCLLHRFTQGRFPGLRSPACDPTVGVDFFSRLLEIEPGKRIKLQLWDTAGQERFRSITRSYYRNSVGGFLVFDITNRRSFEHVKDWLEEAKMHVQPFRIVFLLVGHKCDLASRRQVTREEAEKLSADCGMKYIETSAKDATNVEESFTILTRDIYELIKRGEICIQDGWEGVKSGFVPNTVHSSEEAVKPRKECFC